In Neisseria brasiliensis, the following proteins share a genomic window:
- the cydC gene encoding thiol reductant ABC exporter subunit CydC — translation MEKHKFRLHELWRSQAEKWLLAWALGAATLLATVALLAVSGWFISAAAAAGLAAMATAYTFDYFRPGAIIRALAIIRTAGRYGERLASHNAVLALLRDLRICLFANLTHAWDKANVSAQIMHRLTGDIDLLDNLPLRFFMPWLWALLLQTAFLLWLAFVAPSLAIAVALPLLLAGIVLPALAAVHGKKLAREDADQAEARRTLLLEPLQMLTSLLLWRCWADCRREFIAADEAYGQLKRRQQALASLYGWLQQCLLAVVVGLMIWQALPLLQAQDLSVPVLLAMVLAVFGLNEVLSPLTAQFMAYGFAAAARDRLNELTMPSETVFDIQNHDLQTALNDISHISVQNLYARYTGALNGAEKVSFTLTTGEALIIRGKSGCGKSTLLDVLAGELAAQSGRLNMSGREYDFAAVNYLAQQVDIFDMSLADNLRLGDDKISDEDLWRVLAQVALADWARAQPQGLQTPLGEYGAAVSGGQARRIALARLLLRPKPVLLLDEPFAGLDEATRGQIWQTLREAQADGFLIAASHHLPKDSDDQILEINS, via the coding sequence ATGGAAAAGCATAAATTCCGTTTGCACGAATTGTGGCGGTCGCAAGCCGAAAAATGGTTGCTGGCATGGGCTTTGGGCGCGGCAACTTTATTGGCAACCGTTGCCTTGCTGGCGGTTTCTGGCTGGTTTATCAGCGCGGCGGCGGCGGCCGGTTTGGCTGCGATGGCAACGGCTTACACCTTCGACTATTTCCGCCCCGGCGCCATTATCCGCGCTTTGGCAATTATCCGCACTGCCGGCCGTTACGGTGAACGCTTGGCTTCGCACAATGCCGTGTTGGCGCTGCTGCGCGATTTGCGTATCTGCCTGTTTGCAAACTTGACCCACGCTTGGGATAAGGCCAATGTTTCGGCGCAAATCATGCACCGGCTGACCGGCGACATTGATTTGCTCGACAATCTGCCGCTGCGCTTTTTCATGCCGTGGTTGTGGGCTTTGCTGCTTCAGACGGCCTTTTTATTGTGGCTGGCTTTTGTCGCGCCAAGTTTGGCGATTGCGGTTGCTTTGCCTTTGTTGCTGGCCGGAATCGTGTTGCCTGCCTTGGCTGCCGTTCACGGCAAAAAGCTGGCGCGCGAAGATGCCGACCAAGCCGAAGCCCGCCGTACTTTGCTGCTCGAGCCTTTGCAGATGCTGACATCGCTGCTGCTGTGGCGGTGCTGGGCGGATTGCCGCCGCGAGTTTATCGCCGCCGATGAAGCCTACGGCCAATTGAAGCGCCGCCAACAAGCTTTGGCTTCATTGTATGGCTGGTTGCAACAATGTTTGCTGGCGGTGGTGGTTGGGCTGATGATTTGGCAGGCCTTGCCCTTATTGCAAGCGCAGGATTTGAGCGTGCCGGTATTGCTGGCGATGGTGTTGGCGGTGTTCGGCTTGAACGAAGTATTATCGCCTCTGACGGCGCAATTTATGGCTTACGGTTTTGCCGCCGCCGCCCGCGACCGCTTGAACGAATTAACCATGCCGTCTGAAACGGTTTTCGACATTCAAAATCACGATCTTCAGACGGCCTTGAATGATATTAGCCACATTAGCGTTCAAAATCTTTACGCCCGATACACCGGTGCATTAAACGGCGCGGAAAAGGTTTCTTTTACGCTGACAACAGGCGAAGCGCTGATTATCCGCGGCAAATCCGGCTGCGGTAAATCGACTTTGCTGGACGTGTTGGCTGGAGAGTTGGCGGCGCAATCAGGCCGTCTGAACATGAGCGGGCGGGAATACGATTTTGCGGCGGTGAACTATTTGGCGCAGCAAGTCGATATTTTCGATATGAGCCTGGCCGACAACCTGCGCTTGGGCGATGACAAAATCAGCGATGAAGACTTATGGCGCGTGTTGGCACAAGTGGCGCTGGCCGATTGGGCAAGGGCGCAGCCGCAGGGTTTGCAAACGCCTTTGGGCGAATACGGCGCGGCGGTGTCAGGCGGGCAGGCGAGACGAATTGCCTTGGCGCGTTTGCTGCTGCGGCCAAAACCTGTTTTGCTGTTGGACGAGCCGTTTGCCGGATTAGACGAAGCCACACGCGGGCAGATTTGGCAGACGTTGCGTGAAGCGCAAGCCGATGGCTTTTTGATTGCCGCCAGCCATCATTTGCCCAAGGATTCGGATGACCAGATTTTAGAGATAAATAGCTAA
- the ftsB gene encoding cell division protein FtsB → MKWVTIVLSIALVWFQYSLWFGKGSWGHADELKEQLAVQEEKNQTLTLRNNFLAAEVDDLANGQEAISEIARVELGYVQDGETYYRFIERSR, encoded by the coding sequence ATGAAGTGGGTGACCATCGTTTTATCCATCGCACTGGTATGGTTTCAGTATAGCCTGTGGTTCGGTAAGGGCAGCTGGGGGCATGCGGATGAGTTGAAGGAACAGCTTGCAGTGCAGGAAGAAAAAAACCAAACGCTCACTTTGCGCAATAATTTCTTAGCGGCGGAAGTGGACGATTTGGCCAACGGCCAAGAAGCCATTTCCGAAATTGCCCGCGTGGAATTGGGCTATGTGCAAGATGGTGAAACTTATTACCGTTTTATCGAGCGCAGCCGTTAA
- the cydB gene encoding cytochrome d ubiquinol oxidase subunit II, whose translation MDIVNFFDYASLKFVWWLLIGFLIAGFAVMDGHDMGICTLLPFVAKTDEERRVVVNTIGATWEGNQTWLITGAGAIFAAWPIIYATAFSGFYWAMLAVLWAMFFRPVGFKYRSLVKNPTWRKTWDWGLFVGSFVPALLFGVALGNVIQGVPFHFDDTMRSFYTGSFWALLNPFALLCGLVSVAMLVLHGAIFLMNKTEGVVYQRTRKVLLPALIATLLLFSIGGWWVATGVEGYVVTAGTLSPDTLPNPLGKEVTQQTGAWLNNYQQYPLTMLVPLIAYAGFIIGTLLARMDKMGAAFFFSALGVIGVIGTFGVSLFPFIMPSSSDLRSSLTVWDATSSHLTLVVMLFSTAIMMPIILAYTSWAYKVMSGKVTVEDIRENDHSAY comes from the coding sequence ATGGATATTGTCAATTTCTTTGATTACGCCAGCCTGAAATTTGTTTGGTGGCTCTTGATTGGTTTTCTGATTGCCGGTTTTGCCGTGATGGACGGCCACGACATGGGCATCTGCACGCTGCTGCCGTTTGTCGCCAAAACCGATGAAGAACGCCGCGTGGTGGTGAACACCATCGGTGCAACATGGGAAGGTAACCAAACATGGCTGATTACCGGCGCGGGCGCGATTTTTGCCGCGTGGCCGATTATTTACGCCACCGCGTTTTCCGGTTTCTACTGGGCGATGCTGGCGGTGTTGTGGGCGATGTTTTTCCGGCCGGTCGGCTTCAAATACCGCAGCTTGGTGAAAAATCCGACATGGCGCAAAACATGGGACTGGGGCTTGTTTGTCGGCTCGTTTGTTCCGGCTTTGTTGTTCGGCGTGGCGTTGGGCAACGTGATTCAGGGTGTGCCGTTTCACTTTGACGACACCATGCGCTCGTTTTACACCGGCTCGTTTTGGGCATTGCTGAACCCGTTTGCCTTATTGTGCGGCTTGGTGTCTGTGGCGATGCTGGTGTTGCACGGCGCGATTTTCCTGATGAACAAAACCGAAGGCGTGGTTTATCAGCGCACGCGCAAAGTGTTGCTGCCTGCTTTAATCGCTACACTATTATTATTCAGCATCGGCGGCTGGTGGGTGGCCACGGGTGTGGAGGGCTATGTTGTGACTGCCGGCACACTCAGCCCCGATACGCTGCCAAACCCTTTGGGTAAAGAAGTGACCCAACAAACCGGCGCTTGGCTCAATAATTATCAGCAATATCCGCTGACCATGCTGGTGCCGCTGATTGCCTACGCCGGATTCATCATCGGCACATTGCTGGCACGCATGGATAAAATGGGTGCGGCGTTTTTCTTCTCCGCCTTGGGTGTGATTGGTGTCATCGGCACATTCGGCGTGTCGCTGTTCCCATTCATCATGCCGAGCAGCAGCGATTTACGCTCGAGCTTGACCGTATGGGATGCGACTTCCAGCCACCTGACTTTGGTGGTGATGCTGTTTTCTACCGCAATCATGATGCCGATTATCTTGGCCTACACATCGTGGGCGTATAAGGTAATGAGCGGCAAAGTGACGGTGGAAGACATCCGCGAAAACGATCACAGCGCGTATTAA
- a CDS encoding cytochrome ubiquinol oxidase subunit I, with the protein MDVIELSRLQFAVTALYHFLFVPLTLGLSWILVIMEAVYVMTGKVIYRDMTQFWGKLFGINFALGVTTGITMEFQFGTNWSYYSHYVGDIFGAPLALEGLMAFFMEATLVGLFFFGWQRMTRRQHLLVTMFMALGTNLSALWILVANGWMQNPVGAVFNLETMRMEMTSFVDVFFNPEAQNKFVHTVSAGYVTGSMFVLSVSSWYLLRKKDIEFAKKSFRIAAAFGMASILSVIVLGDESGYSIGHAQKTKMAALEAMWETEPAPASFNLIAIPNEQEMKNDFAVHIPYVMGIIGTRSLDKEIPGIKDIVAENRQRIESGQQAVTALETLRQNRDDAAARDVFEQHQDNLGFGLLLKQYTDNVAAATPEMKDQAARETIPKVVPLFWSFRVMVFSGVVMLLVFGLSFWHSVKNTFAHKKWLLRLAVISLPLPWIAIEAGWLLAEYGRQPWTIYGVLPTHLSASSLSVTSLYGSLAGFIAFYTVLLVVEVYLMRKYISQGPGSLGTGRYDNEAH; encoded by the coding sequence ATGGATGTGATTGAGCTCTCGCGGCTACAATTTGCTGTAACGGCGTTATATCACTTTCTCTTCGTGCCGCTCACACTGGGCTTATCGTGGATTTTGGTGATTATGGAAGCCGTGTATGTGATGACGGGCAAGGTGATTTACCGCGACATGACCCAGTTTTGGGGCAAGTTGTTTGGCATTAACTTTGCCCTAGGTGTCACCACCGGCATTACCATGGAATTTCAGTTTGGCACCAACTGGTCGTATTATTCGCACTATGTCGGCGATATTTTCGGCGCGCCGTTGGCTTTGGAAGGCTTGATGGCGTTCTTTATGGAAGCAACGTTGGTCGGCCTGTTTTTCTTCGGCTGGCAACGCATGACCCGCCGCCAGCATTTGTTGGTGACCATGTTTATGGCGCTGGGCACCAATCTTTCCGCTTTGTGGATTTTGGTGGCCAATGGTTGGATGCAGAATCCCGTCGGCGCGGTATTCAATCTGGAAACCATGCGCATGGAGATGACCAGCTTTGTCGATGTGTTTTTCAATCCGGAAGCGCAAAACAAATTCGTGCATACGGTATCGGCAGGTTATGTCACCGGCTCGATGTTTGTGCTGTCGGTGTCAAGCTGGTATCTGCTGCGTAAGAAAGACATTGAGTTTGCCAAGAAGAGCTTCCGCATCGCGGCGGCATTCGGCATGGCATCGATTTTGTCGGTTATCGTGTTGGGCGACGAATCGGGCTACAGCATCGGCCATGCGCAGAAAACCAAGATGGCGGCATTGGAAGCGATGTGGGAAACCGAGCCAGCACCGGCGTCGTTTAACCTGATTGCTATTCCTAATGAGCAAGAAATGAAAAACGATTTTGCCGTGCATATCCCTTATGTGATGGGCATCATCGGCACGCGTTCGCTGGATAAGGAAATTCCGGGCATTAAAGACATCGTGGCGGAAAACCGCCAGCGCATCGAATCGGGGCAGCAAGCCGTGACCGCATTGGAAACGCTGCGTCAAAACCGCGATGATGCCGCCGCGCGTGATGTGTTTGAGCAGCACCAAGACAATCTCGGCTTCGGTTTGCTGTTGAAGCAATACACCGACAATGTGGCCGCCGCCACGCCGGAAATGAAAGACCAAGCCGCGCGTGAGACCATTCCGAAAGTGGTGCCGCTGTTTTGGAGCTTCCGCGTGATGGTGTTCAGCGGCGTGGTGATGCTGCTGGTATTCGGCTTGAGCTTCTGGCATTCGGTGAAAAACACGTTTGCCCACAAAAAATGGCTGCTGCGCTTGGCGGTGATTTCGCTGCCGCTGCCGTGGATTGCGATTGAAGCGGGCTGGCTGTTGGCCGAATACGGCCGCCAACCGTGGACGATTTACGGTGTGCTGCCGACGCATTTGTCGGCATCGTCATTATCGGTGACATCGCTGTATGGTTCGCTGGCGGGCTTTATCGCGTTTTACACCGTATTGCTGGTGGTGGAAGTGTATTTGATGCGCAAATACATCAGCCAAGGGCCGGGTTCGCTCGGCACAGGCCGCTACGACAATGAAGCGCATTAA
- the cydD gene encoding thiol reductant ABC exporter subunit CydD, translating into MPRMRSDNLLRSLLMPYRRRLWLPVVLACVSVALLIVQSALLAHLFADWLNAVVAGAAVNRDVLVRILPWLMACLLLRPLLNLGKERLLQNISLDARSSLRAKLLDALATLGPARHRYGNDGALSTQVLEQVDALDGYISRFYVQSLVAVITPLAIVAAVFFHSKLAAGLLLLTAPLVPLFMILVGSMAADKNREQLDVLAQFGGRFLDLVRGMPTLRRLRATDWAQKQVAQSASRYQRKTMGVLALAFLSGAVLELFASLAIALVAVYLGLGLIGVLPWAQGVVPVPYESALFILLLAPEFYLPLRQLGSDYHAKAQAQAAAEALQPLLAHAETNDFSDGLSNDITAHHAPQILLNKVSISDGERQRLAEFSLHIPSATRIGIGGESGIGKSSLLQALLGFADYQGEILVNGKNHRDHIAQLRQQTAYLAQSATLMRGSIRHNLRLAKSDADELEMQHVLKQAGLWDVVARLPQALDTPLGERGRGLSGGQQQRLSLAQLLLRDCGLWLLDEPCAHLDAQTAAEIYALLDTLSRGKTVLLVSHDWQEIDWLDQTVILEAQHGKA; encoded by the coding sequence ATGCCGCGAATGCGTTCCGACAATCTGCTGCGCAGCCTGCTTATGCCTTACCGCCGCCGCTTGTGGCTGCCGGTGGTTTTGGCATGCGTATCGGTGGCTTTGCTGATTGTGCAAAGCGCATTATTGGCGCACTTGTTTGCCGATTGGCTCAATGCCGTGGTGGCGGGTGCAGCGGTTAACCGTGATGTGTTGGTGCGTATTTTGCCGTGGCTGATGGCTTGTTTGCTGCTGCGGCCATTGTTGAATTTAGGCAAAGAGAGGTTGCTGCAAAACATCAGTTTGGATGCGCGCAGCAGCTTGCGGGCAAAATTATTAGATGCGCTGGCGACGCTAGGGCCGGCACGGCATCGCTACGGCAATGACGGCGCATTGAGCACGCAGGTGTTAGAGCAGGTCGATGCGCTCGATGGCTACATCAGCCGCTTTTATGTGCAAAGTCTGGTGGCAGTGATCACGCCATTGGCGATTGTGGCGGCGGTATTTTTTCACAGCAAATTGGCGGCCGGGCTTTTACTGCTCACCGCGCCGCTGGTGCCGCTGTTTATGATTTTGGTCGGCAGCATGGCGGCGGATAAAAACCGTGAACAGTTGGATGTATTGGCGCAATTTGGCGGGCGTTTTTTGGATTTGGTGCGCGGTATGCCGACACTCAGGCGTTTGCGAGCGACGGATTGGGCACAAAAGCAGGTGGCGCAATCGGCTTCGCGCTATCAGCGTAAAACTATGGGCGTGTTGGCATTGGCGTTTTTATCGGGCGCAGTATTGGAATTGTTTGCTTCGCTGGCGATTGCGCTGGTGGCGGTGTATCTCGGCTTGGGGCTGATCGGCGTGTTGCCGTGGGCGCAAGGTGTGGTGCCGGTGCCGTATGAAAGTGCATTATTTATTTTGTTGTTGGCGCCGGAATTTTATCTGCCTTTGCGCCAACTGGGCAGCGATTACCATGCCAAAGCGCAAGCACAAGCCGCGGCGGAAGCCTTGCAACCTTTATTGGCACACGCCGAGACAAATGATTTTTCAGACGGCCTATCAAATGACATTACTGCCCATCATGCGCCGCAAATTTTGTTGAACAAGGTCAGCATAAGCGATGGCGAACGGCAACGCTTGGCCGAATTTTCGCTGCATATTCCGTCTGCCACGCGTATCGGCATTGGTGGCGAAAGTGGCATCGGGAAATCGAGTTTGTTGCAAGCCTTGCTTGGTTTTGCGGATTATCAGGGTGAGATTTTGGTTAATGGCAAAAACCATCGCGACCACATTGCCCAACTGCGGCAGCAAACCGCTTATCTGGCACAATCGGCGACGTTGATGCGCGGCAGTATCCGCCATAATTTGCGCTTGGCTAAGTCTGATGCCGATGAATTAGAGATGCAGCATGTTTTGAAGCAAGCCGGCCTGTGGGACGTGGTTGCCCGATTGCCGCAAGCTTTGGATACGCCGCTGGGTGAGCGCGGACGTGGTTTGTCGGGCGGGCAGCAGCAGCGGCTTTCGTTGGCGCAATTATTGCTGCGCGATTGCGGCTTGTGGCTGCTGGACGAACCTTGCGCCCATTTGGACGCGCAAACTGCCGCTGAAATTTATGCCTTGCTTGACACACTTAGCCGCGGCAAGACTGTGCTGCTGGTAAGCCATGATTGGCAGGAAATCGACTGGTTGGATCAAACGGTGATTTTGGAGGCGCAGCATGGAAAAGCATAA
- the uvrC gene encoding excinuclease ABC subunit UvrC, giving the protein MSCSVSETQDFNLDLFLKNLPNLPGVYRMFDAENNVLYVGKAVNLKRRVSSYFQKNDLSPRIRLMVKQVHHIETTVTRNETEALILENNFIKALSPKYNILFRDDKSYPYLMFSGHEFPQMAYYRGTLKKPNQYFGPYPNGYAVRDSIQILQKVFKLRTCEDSVFEHRERACLLYQIKRCSGPCVGHISQEDYRADVNQAATFLNGKTDELTQVLHHKMNRAADMLNFEEAAKYRDQIQALGVIQSRQYIDSKNPNNPNDIDLLAAVVSDGLVCIHWVSVRGGRHVGDKSFFPDVRHDPDPNMQDYAEAFVAQHYLGKDKPDIIISNFTLPESLQQALIDEQGRQIQFVTKTIGERKVWMKMAEQNARIAIGQRQLQQSSQQNRIEELAKVLNMDSDGLKRLECFDISHMQGEATIASCVVYDEQAMQSSQYRRYNITTAKAGDDYAAMREVLTRRYGKMQQAEANGEAVKWPDAVLIDGGKGQIGVAVSVWEELGLTIPLIGIAKGPERKAGLEELILPFTGEVFRLPPNSPALHLLQTVRDESHRFAITGHRKKRDKARVTSSLTDIPGVGSKRRKALLTRFGGLRGVAAASKEDLAQVEGISSALAEKIYEHLH; this is encoded by the coding sequence ATGAGCTGTTCCGTGAGCGAAACCCAAGACTTCAATTTAGATTTATTCCTAAAAAACCTGCCCAATTTACCGGGCGTGTACCGCATGTTTGATGCAGAAAACAATGTATTGTATGTCGGTAAAGCGGTGAATTTGAAGCGCAGGGTGTCGAGCTATTTCCAAAAAAACGATTTATCGCCACGCATACGTTTGATGGTGAAACAGGTTCACCACATCGAAACCACGGTCACGCGCAATGAAACTGAAGCCTTGATTTTGGAAAACAATTTTATCAAGGCTTTGTCGCCGAAATACAATATTTTGTTTCGCGACGATAAAAGCTATCCGTATTTGATGTTCAGCGGGCATGAGTTTCCGCAGATGGCGTATTACCGCGGCACCTTGAAAAAGCCGAATCAGTATTTCGGCCCGTATCCCAACGGCTATGCCGTGCGCGACAGTATTCAGATTTTGCAGAAAGTATTCAAGCTGCGCACTTGTGAAGACAGCGTATTTGAGCATCGCGAGCGCGCCTGCCTGCTTTATCAGATTAAACGTTGCTCGGGGCCTTGTGTCGGCCATATTTCGCAGGAAGATTATCGTGCCGATGTCAATCAGGCGGCCACGTTTTTGAATGGCAAAACCGACGAGCTCACCCAAGTTTTGCACCATAAAATGAACCGCGCGGCCGATATGCTAAATTTTGAAGAAGCGGCCAAATATCGCGACCAGATTCAGGCTTTGGGTGTGATTCAGAGCCGTCAGTATATCGACAGCAAAAATCCGAATAATCCCAACGACATCGATTTACTCGCCGCCGTGGTTTCAGACGGCCTCGTGTGCATCCATTGGGTAAGCGTGCGTGGCGGGCGGCATGTCGGCGATAAAAGCTTCTTCCCCGATGTGCGCCACGATCCGGATCCCAATATGCAGGATTACGCCGAAGCCTTTGTCGCGCAACATTATTTGGGTAAAGACAAGCCCGACATCATTATCAGCAATTTCACCTTACCCGAAAGCCTGCAACAAGCCTTGATTGACGAGCAGGGCAGGCAAATTCAGTTTGTCACCAAAACCATCGGCGAGCGCAAAGTCTGGATGAAAATGGCCGAACAAAATGCGCGCATTGCCATCGGTCAGCGCCAATTGCAGCAAAGTAGCCAGCAAAACCGCATCGAAGAATTGGCCAAAGTGTTGAACATGGATTCAGACGGCCTCAAACGCCTAGAATGCTTCGACATCAGCCATATGCAGGGCGAGGCAACCATCGCGTCCTGCGTGGTGTATGACGAACAGGCCATGCAGTCGAGCCAATACCGCCGCTACAACATCACTACCGCCAAAGCGGGTGACGATTACGCCGCCATGCGTGAAGTATTGACCCGCCGCTACGGCAAAATGCAGCAGGCTGAAGCCAACGGCGAAGCCGTGAAATGGCCGGATGCCGTGTTGATTGACGGCGGCAAAGGCCAAATCGGCGTGGCTGTGAGCGTGTGGGAAGAATTGGGCTTGACCATTCCGCTGATCGGCATTGCCAAAGGCCCCGAGCGCAAAGCCGGTTTGGAAGAGTTGATTTTACCGTTTACCGGCGAAGTGTTCCGCCTGCCGCCGAACAGCCCGGCGCTGCACCTGCTGCAAACCGTGCGCGACGAATCGCACCGCTTTGCCATCACCGGCCACCGTAAAAAACGCGACAAAGCACGCGTTACCTCATCGCTGACCGACATCCCCGGCGTAGGCAGCAAACGCCGCAAAGCCTTGCTTACCCGCTTCGGCGGCCTACGCGGCGTGGCCGCAGCAAGTAAGGAAGATTTGGCGCAAGTGGAAGGCATCAGCAGTGCCTTGGCCGAGAAGATTTATGAGCATTTGCATTAG
- a CDS encoding thioredoxin family protein produces the protein MNTYPLAQTLEIIANAPEALLYLSATNCGVCHAIKPRVQTLAEKHALTALEINLSEQTEAAAVFEVLTIPAVLLYAHGKEYHRQARFIDLQAFEQQIKQPPLEHTDYAEIFK, from the coding sequence ATGAACACCTATCCCTTAGCCCAAACGCTCGAAATCATCGCCAACGCCCCAGAAGCTTTGTTGTATCTTTCTGCCACAAATTGCGGCGTGTGCCATGCGATAAAACCGCGCGTGCAGACTTTGGCGGAAAAGCATGCGCTGACGGCTTTGGAAATCAATTTGAGCGAGCAAACCGAAGCAGCAGCCGTGTTTGAAGTGTTAACCATTCCGGCGGTGTTGCTGTATGCGCATGGTAAGGAATACCACCGCCAAGCAAGATTTATCGATTTGCAAGCGTTTGAACAGCAAATTAAGCAGCCGCCACTTGAGCATACGGATTATGCGGAAATCTTTAAATAG
- the rep gene encoding DNA helicase Rep: protein MKLNPQQQAAVNYLGGPLLVLAGAGSGKTGVITQKIKHLLVNIGYAGHQVAAITFTNKAAKEMQERVAKMLPKSKTRGLTICTFHSLGMRILREEAAQIGYKKNFSILDGTDSAKIIGELLGGTGKEAVFKVQHQISLWKNNLQTPEIAFQTASNEWEKQTAQIYAGYQATLESYQAVDFDDLIRLPTLLLQQNSEVRHKWQLRLRYLLVDECQDTNTCQFTLMKLLTGAEGMFTAVGDDDQSIYAWRGANMENLRQMQQDYPQMKVIKLEQNYRSTARILKIANKVIENNPKLFQKTLWSQFGMGEVVKVVACQNEQHEAEWVVSQIVKQKVVAGDKAKYADFAVLYRGNHQARVFEEALRSARVPYQLSGGQSFFDKAEIKDVLAYIRLIANPADDPAFLRAVTTPKRGIGDVTLGKLNTYAHEHECSLYEAAQTEAALALLNTANREHLQAFMHMMEAYRNRAEVADAGEFITSLLEEIGYENHLLISEEGKAGEIKWRNVTDLTSWLQRKGDEDGKNIIEIAQTIALMTLLEGKDEEENDAVKLSTLHASKGLEYPYVFLVGCEEGILPHADSIEKSNVEEERRLMYVGITRAKRQLTLTHCIKRKRQGTWQFPEPSRFIDEMPQEDLKILGRQGGEPIVSKEEGKSHLANLRAMIAAKSKG, encoded by the coding sequence ATGAAACTCAATCCCCAACAACAAGCCGCTGTAAATTATTTGGGCGGGCCGCTTTTGGTTCTGGCCGGAGCCGGCAGCGGCAAAACCGGTGTGATTACGCAAAAAATCAAGCACTTGCTGGTTAACATCGGTTATGCCGGCCATCAGGTGGCAGCGATTACCTTTACCAACAAGGCGGCGAAGGAAATGCAGGAACGCGTGGCGAAAATGCTGCCCAAATCGAAAACGCGCGGGCTGACGATTTGTACCTTTCACTCTTTAGGCATGCGAATTTTGCGTGAAGAAGCCGCGCAAATCGGCTACAAAAAAAACTTTTCCATCTTAGACGGCACCGACAGCGCCAAAATCATCGGCGAGCTGTTGGGCGGCACGGGCAAAGAAGCCGTGTTCAAGGTGCAGCACCAAATCTCACTATGGAAAAACAATCTACAAACACCTGAAATCGCGTTTCAGACGGCCTCAAATGAATGGGAAAAGCAAACCGCGCAAATTTATGCCGGTTATCAAGCCACTTTGGAAAGCTATCAGGCGGTGGATTTTGACGACCTGATCCGCCTGCCCACGCTTTTGTTGCAGCAAAACAGCGAAGTGCGCCACAAATGGCAGCTGCGTTTGCGCTATTTGTTGGTCGATGAATGCCAAGATACCAACACCTGCCAATTCACGCTGATGAAGCTGCTTACCGGCGCGGAAGGCATGTTCACCGCGGTGGGCGATGACGACCAATCGATTTACGCTTGGCGTGGCGCCAACATGGAAAACCTGCGCCAAATGCAGCAGGATTATCCGCAAATGAAGGTGATTAAACTTGAGCAAAATTATCGCTCCACCGCGCGGATTCTAAAAATCGCCAACAAAGTGATTGAAAACAATCCGAAATTGTTCCAAAAAACCTTATGGTCGCAATTCGGCATGGGCGAAGTGGTGAAAGTGGTGGCGTGTCAAAACGAGCAGCACGAAGCCGAATGGGTGGTCAGCCAAATCGTCAAACAAAAAGTCGTGGCGGGCGACAAAGCCAAATATGCCGATTTTGCCGTGCTTTATCGCGGCAACCATCAAGCGCGTGTGTTTGAAGAAGCCCTACGCAGCGCGCGCGTACCCTATCAGCTTTCCGGCGGGCAAAGCTTTTTCGACAAAGCCGAGATTAAAGACGTATTGGCCTACATCCGCCTGATTGCCAATCCGGCCGACGACCCCGCCTTTTTACGCGCCGTGACCACACCCAAACGCGGCATCGGCGACGTGACGCTGGGCAAACTCAACACCTACGCCCACGAACACGAGTGCAGCCTATACGAAGCCGCCCAAACCGAAGCAGCCTTAGCCCTGCTCAACACCGCCAACCGCGAGCATTTACAAGCATTTATGCACATGATGGAAGCCTACCGCAACCGCGCCGAAGTGGCCGATGCAGGCGAATTCATCACCAGCCTGCTGGAAGAAATCGGCTATGAAAACCATCTGCTCATCAGCGAAGAAGGCAAAGCCGGAGAAATCAAATGGCGCAACGTCACCGATTTAACCTCATGGCTGCAACGCAAAGGCGATGAAGACGGCAAAAACATCATCGAAATCGCGCAAACCATCGCGCTGATGACGCTGCTGGAAGGCAAAGATGAAGAAGAAAACGACGCAGTCAAACTCTCCACCCTGCACGCATCCAAGGGCTTGGAATATCCGTATGTGTTTTTAGTCGGCTGCGAAGAAGGTATTTTGCCCCACGCCGACAGCATCGAAAAAAGCAACGTCGAAGAAGAACGCCGCCTGATGTATGTTGGCATCACCCGCGCCAAACGCCAATTAACCCTAACCCACTGCATCAAACGCAAGCGGCAAGGCACATGGCAATTTCCCGAGCCCAGCCGGTTTATCGACGAAATGCCACAGGAAGATTTGAAAATTTTAGGCCGCCAAGGCGGCGAGCCGATTGTCAGCAAAGAAGAAGGCAAAAGCCATTTGGCCAATTTGCGTGCGATGATTGCGGCGAAAAGTAAGGGATAA
- the cydX gene encoding cytochrome bd-I oxidase subunit CydX has protein sequence MWYFAWILGLGFAVLLAIMNAMWGEFEQDRDKLFAKEDEAV, from the coding sequence ATGTGGTATTTTGCATGGATTTTGGGCTTGGGCTTTGCCGTGTTGCTCGCCATCATGAATGCAATGTGGGGCGAATTTGAGCAAGACCGCGATAAGCTGTTTGCCAAAGAAGATGAGGCCGTCTGA